The genomic interval GCAAGGACGAGAGCAGGCAGCTGATGACCGACCAGGTCATCGCGGACAACGTGGCCGGTATCCGCAAGGTGTTCGAGCGGTTGCTTGCCTTTGGCGACGGCCCCACCGACGCGGTCATGGTCAACAATGCGGAATGGCTGGGGGACCTCGGCTATATCGAGCTTCTGCGCGACGTCGGCCCGCACTTCACGGTGAACCGGATGCTGACCTTCGATTCGGTCCGCACCCGTCTCGATCGGGAACAGCCGCTGACGTTTCTCGAATTCAACTACATGATCCTGCAGGCTTACGACTTCCTGGAACTGGCGCGACGATACGAATGTCGGTTGCAAATGGGTGGGAGCGATCAGTGGGGCAACATCGTCAACGGCATGGAGCTGGGCCGGCGCATGGAGGGACGCGACCTGTACGGGCTGACGACGCCGCTTCTGACCACCGCCAGCGGTGCGAAAATGGGCAAGACGGCAGCGGGCGCGGTCTGGCTCAACGAGGAACAATTGCCGGCCTACGATTTCTGGCAGTTCTGGCGGAATACCGATGACCGCGACGTGGGGCGCTTTCTCAGGCTTTTCACGGATCTGCCGCTGGACGAGATCGGCCGGCTGGAAGCGCTCGAAGGCAGCGAGATCAATGCCGCCAAGACCTTACTCGCAGACGAGGTGACGCGGCTCGTGCGTGGCGAGGAAGCCGCCGCATCGGCCCGCGCCACCGCGGAACAGACATTTGCCGGCGGCGGACGCGGCGAGGATCTGCCGGTCGCCGAAGTCCCGCCCGAAGGCCTGCGCGTCGGAGCCGCCCTTGTCGCACTCGGCTTCACCGCTTCCAACGGAGAGGCCAAGCGCAAGGTCGCGGAGGGTGCCGTGAAACTCGACGGCGCAAGCGTAGCCGATGCCGGCCATCTGGTCACA from Aurantiacibacter spongiae carries:
- the tyrS gene encoding tyrosine--tRNA ligase produces the protein MTTCESDLLRVLHERGYVHQVTDEAGLDALAARQVVPGYIGFDPTAPSLHVGSLVQIMMLRRLQQTGHRPIVVMGGGTGMIGDPSGKDESRQLMTDQVIADNVAGIRKVFERLLAFGDGPTDAVMVNNAEWLGDLGYIELLRDVGPHFTVNRMLTFDSVRTRLDREQPLTFLEFNYMILQAYDFLELARRYECRLQMGGSDQWGNIVNGMELGRRMEGRDLYGLTTPLLTTASGAKMGKTAAGAVWLNEEQLPAYDFWQFWRNTDDRDVGRFLRLFTDLPLDEIGRLEALEGSEINAAKTLLADEVTRLVRGEEAAASARATAEQTFAGGGRGEDLPVAEVPPEGLRVGAALVALGFTASNGEAKRKVAEGAVKLDGASVADAGHLVTLSASQEIRLSMGKKKHGILRGA